One window of the Vigna radiata var. radiata cultivar VC1973A chromosome 1, Vradiata_ver6, whole genome shotgun sequence genome contains the following:
- the LOC106760656 gene encoding probable E3 ubiquitin-protein ligase RHC2A, producing MAMQWSIVDDGFIIEFAILGHHNNNNRGNIRSGEEDVEVYVLDSVNLGGSNIQNNGSRSLRSSEDGILIFDSVQYNYDSLKNLERFIIEEKTEDSCCICLEEFAIGSSAIRIPHTCSHIFHHHCITEWLDINHTCPLCRRNI from the coding sequence ATGGCAATGCAGTGGTCAATTGTAGATGATGGCTTTATTATCGAATTTGCAATTCTTGGCCACCACAATAACAACAACCGTGGAAATATAAGATCTGGTGAAGAAGATGTTGAAGTTTATGTCCTTGATTCTGTGAACTTAGGTGGCAGCAACATTCAAAACAATGGCAGTAGAAGTTTAAGATCAAGCGAAGATggtattttgatttttgattcTGTGCAGTACAACTATGATTCTTTGAAAAATCTTGAAAGGtttataattgaagaaaaaacagAAGATTCTTGTTGCATATGTCTTGAGGAATTTGCAATCGGATCAAGTGCAATTCGCATACCCCATACATGTTCTCATATCTTTCATCACCACTGCATCACAGAATGGCTCGACATCAATCACACTTGTCCTTTGTGTCGTAGAAACATATAA
- the LOC106765102 gene encoding probable glutathione S-transferase parC: MAEELILLDDWLSMYGMRARIALAEKEIKYEYREEDLGNKTQLLLQMNPIHKKIPVLIHNGKPICESIIIVEYIDEVWKEKGSFLPSDPYERAQARFWADFVNKKIGDVGWKIWAGKREGIEEAKKEFVEGLKELEKELGEKAYFGGDTFGFVDIALIPFSTWFYTYEALGNFKVKEESPKIIAWVERCNQRESVSKSLAPEKDVYDFVLSYRQSHHLD, encoded by the exons ATGGCAGAGGAGTTGATTCTGTTGGATGACTGGCTGAGTATGTACGGCATGAGAGCAAGGATAGCACTTGCAGAGAAGGAGATAAAGTATGAATACAGAGAAGAGGATCTGGGAAACAAGACCCAACTGCTTCTGCAAATGAATCCAATTCACAAGAAGATTCCAGTTCTCATCCACAATGGTAAACCCATATGTGAGTCCATCATTATTGTTGAGTATATTGATGAGGTTTGGAAGGAGAAAGGCTCTTTCTTACCCTCAGATCCTTATGAGAGAGCTCAGGCCAGGTTCTGGgcagattttgtgaacaaaaaG ATAGGTGATGTTGGGTGGAAGATATGGGCAGGAAAGAGAGAAGGGATTGAAGAGGCAAAGAAAGAGTTTGTGGAGGGCTTAAAGGAATTGGAGAAGGAGCTTGGAGAGAAGGCTTACTTTGGGGGAGACACATTTGGATTTGTTGACATTGCTCTCATCCCTTTCTCCACCTGGTTTTACACTTATGAGGCATTGGGGAATTTCAAAGTGAAGGAAGAGTCTCCTAAGATCATTGCTTGGGTTGAGAGATGCAATCAGAGGGAAAGTGTTTCCAAATCTCTTGCTCCTGAGAAGGACGTCTATGACTTTGTTCTAAGCTACAGACAGAGCCATCACTTGGACTAA